In the genome of Desulfomonile tiedjei, the window GAAATGATTCCAGCGACGGGTGTCAGGCGGATAGGAGGTTTTATTCCGGAGCGCACTGAGTTTCGCGAGAAAGGTTCAGTGGACGTAGTGACTGTGTTCATGGTCAAGCGGAAAACGACATGGGGGGCTCTTTGCTCTTCATCATAGCGTTGATCATTCCGAGCAGTCTGCGCATGCATGAATCTCGGATCTGTCTAGGATTGACCACTGCTGGCGGCATGCCTTCAGTCGTGAGAGAAGCCGCTACGACTCTCTCATATCCGCCGGTGGCTTCCAGCACGATACTCTTCGGGAAGATTTCTTTGACAGCTTCAACCAAAGCATCCAGACCTCGGCTGTCTGTGTCGAACCGAGCTGACGTTCCAGAAGGAAGAATATGGACGTCCGGATGATCTTTGGCCACATCAGCCCGTGTTTGTGAGAACGCTATTTCAGGCTACATTTAATTACCGTGTCTATGACGAGAAAACCTTCCGGGATCATCCGGTCCTCTTCTCGCCTCAAAAAAAGGAAAGAAACCAATCAATTGTGGTCCAGAGAACAATTTTGTTATCGTTTTCTCCTCCTTCCGAACAGTAATTCTAAGGGCATGAAACCAGGCTGAGAGCAGCCAACAGATCAGGAAGGAGTCAGAAGATGAAAAAGAAGACAACGAAGATGATCGCAATTTTACTGGCGATGGTATTTGCCGCCAGCATGATTTCACCGACAACCAGTCTGGCCAGGTACCAAGGAACAGCGGCCAAGGCTTCCACGCCAATGGCAAAGACTTACAGCAAACCGGTTCATCCGACGAGTTCGCGCGTAGCCAAGAGAGCCGTGAAGCTATCCATTCAAAAACCATTCGTGAAGAGTATTCACCTAGCGAGTCCAGCCAAAGTCGCCACACCGACGGCAAGGGCTTACAACAATCCAGATAATTCCATTACTTCGAATATGGTCAGCAGAGCCGCTAAGGCCGGGATCGGGACAATGCAAAGGCAGTTCATCGACTCTGCCAGAGCTGAACGAATGGCAAGAATCAATTCCATGGTGACAAAAACGTCAGCGGCTAAGGCTGGACTCGACAAGACGAAGGCAATAGCAAGTCCGTTCATCGATGCTACGACCTCGGGAAAATTAGTATCCAACGCAAGCATAGCCACCTCGCAAAATTCCTCCAAAGGACAATCTGCGATAAATCCTGAAACATTCACCGATCCGGCCACGGGCGACAAGACGAGGGCTATAGCAAGACAGTTCCTAAATCGTGAGAACTTGGTTAAACTTGTCAGGGCAAAGGCCATTCTAGTCAAAGGTTTAGTCAAAAATAGCACGGATCAACCGGTAAATCCCTCTGTCTACGGGTTTTCTGAAAAAGACAAGATTCACGCGAGCTTGCCCATGGTCGAATCTGGGAACAACTTGAAACTGGTCCCTCGGCTGGTATCTCGAAAAATACTGCCACAGGATCTCCAGGTGAAGCTGGTGCCACGTGATCGTCATGTCATCCCAGACAACTCTGCAGGTCCATCGAGTGTAGTAGAGGCCTCAGAGGCACGAGGGAAATGGAATTCTGGCTATAACCCCATAAACCCTTTTGCTGAGGGGTACGCGGCGCAAGGCGCCCCGCCGGAAATCCCTGGTGGAATAGGAGGTTATTTTACCGGCGCGGCCCAGAGGGGTGGGGTCGAGTCAGATATGGGCGCAGCGGCTGGCGCAGCGGCTGGCGCAGCGGCTGGTGGCGCAGGGGCTGGCGCAGGGGCTGGCGCAGGGGCTGCCGCAGGGGCGGCAGGGGAAGGAGATTCACGCGACGAATCACCATGTGACTTAGTCTTCAACGAGAACGGTGATGTTGAGGCATTCGATTACGCGGGCGAGCGTTGGTCCGGCGATCCTGAAACGGAAACTCCGAGAATGAGGACAATCAGAGAGGAATACGGAAGAATGTACAGGGAGGACCAATTGAAAGCCTTTGAAGGAAATAATGGTGAAGGAAATGATGGTAAGGATTGCTCGGTTGATGGCAATGGAGGTGGGAAGGCCACCAAGGCGATGCTCTGGCTGAAGAGCCATCTTGGCCCTAACGGAGACAACGAAGCACGCCCCAATGGTGATACTCGCGGCGTGAAGGTTGATCGATTCAAAGAATTCGATGCGATGAACGGCGGGATATTCTCTTCGGACCGGCGATTTTATACTGACAATGGTGGCACGGTAGATCAATGGAAATACTATGCCTATCTCGCGGGGGGGGGCTTACGCGGTCAAGGCGTGAACTGGGATTGGAAGACAAAGCACGGCAAACTCCCTATGGATCCACTGATTAAATAGGGAGTTTCGAGAGCTGTGGATCAAGAAACCGATTCACAGCACATCCAACGACTCCGTACCGGCTCTCGTGAGCTTCGGCTGAAGCGGCGAGAGCCTTTCTTTTTCTCGCACCTGCCTGCCATTGGTTCTTCAATCTGAAGAGCCTGTCCTCTGCATCCGGAAGGAAATCTGCCGAGGAACTGCACTTCTCGCCGTACGTTTTCAGGCGCCGCTGTCATTTCAGTTTCTCTCGTCATGATTGACGCGCTGTTCGTAAAATGCTCAAGGATTAAATACAGCGAACCCACCACATTGCCTGTTGGCGGCCTAACAGAAATACAAGCGTTTTCACCCATACATTTTGTTGTACTTGTCGACGTTTTCCGAAAGGTAATGCAGATGCGGAAAAACCGCGGACAACAAATCTTCGGAAAGGAAGGCAAGCCATGAAAGGGAACCGCAAGAACGCGTGTGTGATCAGTCCCGCGGAGATGTCTTTACCGTCGTCTCTATCCCAGGATTCCATGCGACTGTTGCTGAACGGTGGAGCCAAGATCGGACCTTCCGTGGAATTCCTCTTGGGAAGGCGTTCGGAACAGTCCGAGGTGCCTTCGACAGATTGCGTCAGGCAGGCAGCCAACATCAACGACGACATTTCTGGAATCGCGGAAAGCGAGGGTTGATCGTCATGGATGCTCAATTGCGAAAAAGACTCAGGATTTGTCAAGTCTTGCCCATACTTCTGATCTCGGTGGCGTGCCTCGGCTGTGAGATTGAGAGCCCTGTGGACAATCTCGTGAACGAACTCAAGAGTCCGTCCTGCGCCAGAAGGATCTGGGCGGTGCAGAATCTCGGAGCATTCAAAGATCCTTCTTCGGTAATAGCGCTCGCGGAGGCCCTCAAAGATGATGACCCGTCAATTCGAAGAGGAGCCGCTTGGGCGCTAACACAGATAGACGATCCTCGCGCGATGAAGATTCTGATAGAGGCGTTACGGCATGAAGACCCTTACGTACGCAAAGAAGTGGCCAGGTTTTTGTCAAAGAAGATCGGATACCCCGAGAGAGAATCCTGTGAATAAGAGCCGGGCGAGCCGACATTTCAAGAAGCCATTTGAAAACTGGCCCCACGTACTAGAAATGATTGCGGAGTTGAGAAAGATCATGGTAGAGTGTCCGGAACTAAGCTGTGCATTCTGGAGACTGGGGGGCCTCATGGGGCGTGAATTGGAGTCGCAAGATCGCCTGCTCGTAGAGCAGTGTCTTGCCGGGTCAAGGACTGCCTGGGATGAGTTTTATGACCGGTTCCTCATGCTCGTTAGAAAGGTCGTTCACACGCACGTAAGGTGTCGTGAGCATGAGCTACAGGATATGGTCCAGAATGTCTTCCTAGCTCTTTTTACCGCACTCAACACCTACGATCATCAATATCCTCTGTCCAAATTCGTGTGGGTCGTCGGCGAACGGGTTTGCATCGACGAATTCAGAAAGCGCACCGCGAGCAAACGCGACGGAGAAACCGTCTCCGTCGATCATCACGATCACAAAGACCCCGCTGTCACCGTATTGGCATCAGATCTTGATCCGCCGGAAGACCAGATGGCCGACCTCGAACAGCGCCAATTACTGAAGCTGGCCTTCAAGAGACTCGGCGACAAATGCCGGGACCTTCTCAGACTTCGCTATCTCCAGGAACTTTCTTTCAAAGAGATCGTTTGTCTTTCGGGCGGAAAAGAAAAGTCGCTGGCCGTTCAGGCAGGCCGTTGTCTGGAAGAACTAAAGGCCCATTACGCTCGCGTAGAGCGCGAGGGATATAGAAGATGAACAAATCAGATCACATAGACGACCTTCGGCTTCCCTACTTGGAAGGGTTGCTGAGCCCGGAGGAAAGAGCGAGCTTTGAGGATCACGTTCGCGACTGCTCGGATTGCAAGTCAAAGCTTGAAGAGACGCGGCGCTGGACATCGCTCCTTGAAAAGAACACTCAAGCCATGTGTCCCGAACCTTGGGAGATTTTTGACCAAGTCCAAATGGGTAAAGATCCTCTTGGAATAATATCTTCGCATTTGAACAAGTGCCATTCGTGCAACGAAATTGCCGAATCATTTAGAGCAGATCTCCACGAAAGAGGCGTGCCCACGACGCTTTGGGCCAGGATGCAAGGGCTTGCCGGCGATCGTTCCGAGGATCGGCCTGCCCGATCCAGCTTTCTTTGGTTTACCGAACTGCTCGACAGATTGCAGGATCTGTTTCGACCGGTTGCTCTAGTGCCTGCGGCAGTGGCCGTCGCGCTATTGTGTGTTGTAATATTCTATCCCACCCAATCCATTCACCGTACGATGGCGCTTAGTTCCGTTGCTTGGGCGCCGGGGCCTTCCGATCTGAGAATCATGGGAAAAGTGCCTCCTGAAGGCATGCCGACCGATGCGCAGAAAGAACGTCTCGCAGTCGTCGTGCTCTTGACAAACTTCAAGCACCCACCGGACCAAAATCGCATAGATGCTTTTTACAGGTCGCTTGAGCCCCCGATCGATGTTCGCGAACGCTACGATGTGGTGTCTCCGTCAGATTTGGAGCGCGCCGTCGGTCCAGACCGTCTGAAAGCTCTAGATGACAAGGCCATCGCCGCAGAAATGAGTTCCAAGCTAGGAATCTCACGACTGTTAGTATTGGAAATAGTGCAATCGGGGGAAAGATTTGGAATCGTGGCCCGCTTCACAGACACAACTACAGGAGACATTGTCAGGGAAGAGGATTCGAGAGATCTGACGGAAGCCCAACTGATCCCTACTCTGGAAAGATTGGCATTGTCCGCGCTGGATCATCAAAGTGCGAGGCCATGAACACAGCCCGGGATCCATAGATTCCGATTACTGCATACCAAGGTCATTGATTGTCCTGAGATGTATAGAAGCGAAAGCGGTTTGTAGTCCAATTCCATGAATTAAATCAGCAAACTCGCATATCCAGACAAAGGGGGTAGCCATGCGGTGTTTCTCAGCTATCTCGAAGAGCCGGAAAAAAGGAAAGGTGATGTGGCTGGCGATACCTGTGGTGGCGCTGGCAGTGTGTGTATGTCATTTTGCCGAATTGCAGGAATTCGACGGAGACTCACTGTCGGCTCAATTCATATTTCGGGGGCGTCCCGGCCCTCGCCCAAACGTTCCCGGCGATTTGGATGCCAGGGAAAGTAATCTGACCGGTTCTGGCGAAACTGTCCTTTGCTGCTGGTTCTGTACGCGTGATCAGAGGCAAAAGTGCGAGCACGTTTCCGAGAGATTCTGCAACAAGTGGGGGAGCGAAGTGTCCTCCTGCTCCGAGTGCAGTGGCCTGGATCGGTCGGGGACTTCGGGCCAAAAATCTCGGCGCGAAAAGGCGGACGATAGCGAACAGACAGGGCAGAGTCGGAAAGCTCAGAAGGCGACAGAGGGGCCGAAGCGAAAACTGGCAAAGCCGCGAGTCCCATACCTCAAAGAGCTTGCCGTCGACATTGACACGGCACTGAAGGACTCCGTCCAAAAGGAACCTGCCTCGACAGTGAGCAAGGCTCTCGGCGAATTTCAAGCCGCCACCAAGTCCAGGGACCCGCTGAAGGAGAGAGAAGCCGCAACGAGGCTGGGCCACGCGTATTACCTCACAGGGCAGGTCGGGAAATCCGCCGAGTATTATTCCAAATCCGCTGCCATCAGCAGCAAGTTGGGATACAGAGCGGCCGAAGGCATAGATCTCCGAAACCTCGTGGCTGCGTACATTGCTGGGGGAGATTTCCAGCAAGCGGAAAGAATCGGTCAGCAAGCTCTCCAGCTTCTGCTTCCCGCCGGCAATAGTAGAGATGTGCAGATGGCTGCAAACAACTCGGGGGTACTGGAAAAGGATCGAGCCAGATACGGTCAGGCCCTGGATTGGTACGAAGCGGCCCTGACAGCTCGTGAAGAACCCGACAACATTAGAGTCCTGACACTCCGAAACCTCGGAAACTTCTTCAAAATGTGGGGTGAATACGGCAAGGCCGCTGAGAATTATGGCAAGGCGGCAGAGATGTCCGCTCAACTTGGGCAATACGCAGAGGCCGGCGAAATTATGCTCGAAGCGGGTCAGGTCTATGCTCTGGCAGGTAGCGTAGATCAGGCTATCGATACTATGAAGATGTCGTTGCCCATGTTCGCTCAGGCGAACGTCCCGACAGATTGGTCCAAGAAGCTCATGGGCGACCTTCTACTTGATGCGCGGCGTCTGGACGAGGCCGAGACTCTCATAAAGGAAGCCGATTATGACTCGTCCCTCGGGCGATTTAATCTCCTCAAATCTCAGCCCCAAGCGGCTTTGAAAGCCTACGAGCAACTGTTGTCCGCAGCTCAAAAGGAAGAAAACCTCGACGAATTATTCGCCGCCCACACTGGACTGGGCAAGACATTCGAAGTGATGAAGAACTACGATCGAGCCCAAAAACATTATTCAAAAGCTGTGGAAACAGTCGAAGAAATACGCTCTGCCTTGCTCGTCTCGGAGCGAAAGAACTTCTTTTCAGTAAAGGTGAGCGGATTCCTAAGGTCAGAGCCGGCAAAAGGCCTTGTGAGGCTAAGTCTGAAGCAGCAGAAGCCCGACCGGAGCATCTATCCCAGTGAGGCGACCAGAGCGAGGGAATTCGCTGACAACATTTCCCAAAAAGCAGACCGCCGTCATTTCGGTGTCCCCCCGGAACTCATCGAGCAGGAGGCCGGTCTCGCCAACAAGCTCGCGGCTCTCAAGACGGCTATCTCGGTTGTGCCGAAATCTTCGGACAGTCGCCGCTGGGGCGAAATGACCAATGAGATCAAACGGGCTTCCGATGGACTGACGAAGTTTGTTAGAACTCTGTGCGAGCGTCATGCCGACTATTGCGCTGTTGTTCATCCGTCGCCGGTCAACCTGGAAAAAGCGGATATCGGGCCTGACGAGCACGTCCTTATGTTCGATCTCGTTGACGACGGTGTGGCCATCCGGCTCTTGAAAGGGCGGAAGATCCTCAAAGCCGCCTTGGTCGACGGAAACCCCGAAGAAATAGAAAATGCCATTCGGGACTTCAGGACTCCATTCGAAAAGGTCCAACTGACTAAGTTCAATGCCGACTTAGCCGCTTTGTTGCATAAACGATTGACTGCTCTGGTCACGGAATCCGTGCCGGCCGGTGCGCCCGTTGTGATAATTCCTGACGGTGTTCTGGCATTGCTACCTTTTGAGGCCCTCGTGACGGGCGGTGCCGTAACCTGGAAGACCGGCAGACAAGGAGATTATCCCTACGGGGTATCCTATTTGGGAGACCGCAATCCAATCGTCTACTCTCAATCCCTGACAACCATGACCCTGATTCGCCGGCTCGCCAAGAAAGAAAAGGCGGGCAATGCAGTAATTGTCATGGCCGACCCTGTATTCAAAACCTCGGACGAGAGAGTCCGGGATGCCTCAATACCTAAGTTGCAGGCAAGTGACAACAGCTCGGCTCGCGTAAAGATCGCGGTTGAGCAGGCTCTGGCGGGTCCGGTCAGTCTCCGGCGACTCAAGGAAACCACTGAGCTTGGCACCATCCTGAAGAAGCAGTTCGGAGAATCCTGCGAGGTTCTGACAGGCTTGCAGTGCACAAAGGGCGCGTTCCTGAATCGCATTTCCGGTAATCCTAATCTGTACAGTCATGTTGTATTTGGAACCCACGGATTCACAGCCAATGATTTCCCTGGTCTCATGGAACCATTCTTGGCCCTAACTATGGTGCCGGAGGGAATCGACGGGCTCTTAACCATGAGCGATGTTGCCGGGCTGAAGATGAACGCCGATGTGGCCACTCTCCTGGCGTGCAACACCGGTGTTGGGGTCAGGCTAGCGGGCGAGGGAGTCATGAGTATGGGGCGAAGTTTCCAGTCCGCGGGAGCGCGATCGGTGATCATGAGCCTCTGGTCGGTTGCGGAAAAGCCCTCGGTATTGTTGGTGGAGGAATTCTTCAATGGAAGGAATCAAGGTCTCGGCAAACTCCAGGCCTGGGCACGCAGCAGAACCGAACTGAGAAAAAAAGGATTTGAGCACCCCTTCTTCTGGGCCTCCTTCATTCTGGTCGGGGAAACGGACTGAGACTCGCTAATGGGGGCTGGGGGGACTTTCTCGAACAGTCCAACTTTGGACGTTGCTTCCATGATCACACATCGTCATTCCGGGGGACCTGCACCATCCGATTTGCCCGATCCCGTGCGCGGGCTCACGGGCAGATTGGTATGGTGTTCGGCACGCTGTGCCCTTGCCGCGATAAACGGTCGTCTTTCTTGTTGTACCTTTTTCGTTCCTCCGAATTGTAGACCAACGAGGTATCAAACCCCATCAGCAGGAGGAGTCGAACAATGGAAAGGCTGAAGAACAAGGTACTGAATGGCTGGATTGCGAGCGTGTTTATTACAGCCGGTCTGCTCGGTTGCTTCTACACCTCGCCCGTGTGGGCGCAAGCCCGGCCGACTGCTTCCGATTCATTCCGAATCGGACAGACAAACGGCATTCAGGGCATTGGTGAGGTCAAACGAGCCAAAGATGGCAAGGTGAAGCGCCTGGTCACCAATGACCCGGTTTACGTCGCCGATACCGTCACATCCAAAGAGAACAGCAAGATATGGCTGAAGCAGGTCTCACGCGGAGACGAGGGCGACACATCTCTCGGTCAGTCCTCGTTATTCACGCCCGTGGAATATCGAAGAGACGGCGCGGCTTCATCATTCGTCGGGGACGTGCCCAGAGGCGTGGTGCGGATCATAAAGAAGTTGCCCGAGACCACGCCGGAGTCTTCTTACACCCTTACCGCAGCGGCTGCTCTCGTTTCGGTACTTAAAACCGAGGACGCGGCCGATTTTGTGATCGAGGTCAATGAAAATTCCGAGACCACGGTGACGGTTCTCTTCGGCTCAGTCGCGGTCAGGAATGCTTCCGAGGAGTTCAAGGAAATTCGGTTCCTGAAATCATGCCAGAAGGTTGTGGTGGAAGAGAACCAGGAGCCTTCGCCCGTAATGAAAGCTTCCGCAGATGAGATGCAGCGGCTCATAGAGCGCACCACCATCCCGCGAACATTAGTGGCGAACATTCCTTCATGCCAACCCATGCGTGCGGCCGCGGAGCCGGGAGAACCAGCCCCCGGTGAGCCGAGCGAAGGCGCTCCAGCCGAACCCGGTGAAGGTGCCCCTTTGGCTCCACCGATACAGATAGGCGGAGGTGCTCCACCCCC includes:
- a CDS encoding HEAT repeat domain-containing protein, yielding MDAQLRKRLRICQVLPILLISVACLGCEIESPVDNLVNELKSPSCARRIWAVQNLGAFKDPSSVIALAEALKDDDPSIRRGAAWALTQIDDPRAMKILIEALRHEDPYVRKEVARFLSKKIGYPERESCE
- a CDS encoding sigma-70 family RNA polymerase sigma factor, which produces MGRELESQDRLLVEQCLAGSRTAWDEFYDRFLMLVRKVVHTHVRCREHELQDMVQNVFLALFTALNTYDHQYPLSKFVWVVGERVCIDEFRKRTASKRDGETVSVDHHDHKDPAVTVLASDLDPPEDQMADLEQRQLLKLAFKRLGDKCRDLLRLRYLQELSFKEIVCLSGGKEKSLAVQAGRCLEELKAHYARVEREGYRR
- a CDS encoding zf-HC2 domain-containing protein codes for the protein MNKSDHIDDLRLPYLEGLLSPEERASFEDHVRDCSDCKSKLEETRRWTSLLEKNTQAMCPEPWEIFDQVQMGKDPLGIISSHLNKCHSCNEIAESFRADLHERGVPTTLWARMQGLAGDRSEDRPARSSFLWFTELLDRLQDLFRPVALVPAAVAVALLCVVIFYPTQSIHRTMALSSVAWAPGPSDLRIMGKVPPEGMPTDAQKERLAVVVLLTNFKHPPDQNRIDAFYRSLEPPIDVRERYDVVSPSDLERAVGPDRLKALDDKAIAAEMSSKLGISRLLVLEIVQSGERFGIVARFTDTTTGDIVREEDSRDLTEAQLIPTLERLALSALDHQSARP
- a CDS encoding CHAT domain-containing protein; amino-acid sequence: MRCFSAISKSRKKGKVMWLAIPVVALAVCVCHFAELQEFDGDSLSAQFIFRGRPGPRPNVPGDLDARESNLTGSGETVLCCWFCTRDQRQKCEHVSERFCNKWGSEVSSCSECSGLDRSGTSGQKSRREKADDSEQTGQSRKAQKATEGPKRKLAKPRVPYLKELAVDIDTALKDSVQKEPASTVSKALGEFQAATKSRDPLKEREAATRLGHAYYLTGQVGKSAEYYSKSAAISSKLGYRAAEGIDLRNLVAAYIAGGDFQQAERIGQQALQLLLPAGNSRDVQMAANNSGVLEKDRARYGQALDWYEAALTAREEPDNIRVLTLRNLGNFFKMWGEYGKAAENYGKAAEMSAQLGQYAEAGEIMLEAGQVYALAGSVDQAIDTMKMSLPMFAQANVPTDWSKKLMGDLLLDARRLDEAETLIKEADYDSSLGRFNLLKSQPQAALKAYEQLLSAAQKEENLDELFAAHTGLGKTFEVMKNYDRAQKHYSKAVETVEEIRSALLVSERKNFFSVKVSGFLRSEPAKGLVRLSLKQQKPDRSIYPSEATRAREFADNISQKADRRHFGVPPELIEQEAGLANKLAALKTAISVVPKSSDSRRWGEMTNEIKRASDGLTKFVRTLCERHADYCAVVHPSPVNLEKADIGPDEHVLMFDLVDDGVAIRLLKGRKILKAALVDGNPEEIENAIRDFRTPFEKVQLTKFNADLAALLHKRLTALVTESVPAGAPVVIIPDGVLALLPFEALVTGGAVTWKTGRQGDYPYGVSYLGDRNPIVYSQSLTTMTLIRRLAKKEKAGNAVIVMADPVFKTSDERVRDASIPKLQASDNSSARVKIAVEQALAGPVSLRRLKETTELGTILKKQFGESCEVLTGLQCTKGAFLNRISGNPNLYSHVVFGTHGFTANDFPGLMEPFLALTMVPEGIDGLLTMSDVAGLKMNADVATLLACNTGVGVRLAGEGVMSMGRSFQSAGARSVIMSLWSVAEKPSVLLVEEFFNGRNQGLGKLQAWARSRTELRKKGFEHPFFWASFILVGETD